The following coding sequences lie in one Mycobacterium gordonae genomic window:
- a CDS encoding mycofactocin-coupled SDR family oxidoreductase yields the protein MADNKFGRVAGKVALITGAARGQGREHAIRLAEEGADIIAIDACADIDGVAYPGATDTDLADTADLVEKSGRRILTAKADVRDVTSLRAAVTQGVEALGPLDIVVANAGISGVPAPAAMIEESAWQTMMDINLTGVWHTVKVALPHMTNGGGSIILVSSMLGIRGGGYMAHYASAKHAVVGLMNSLANELAPQWIRVNSIHPGNVLTPMLDNDWFVRTLRPDLPNPTVQDAGEIIGKFHLLPKPLIEARAVSNAVLFLASDEAQYITGAALPVDAGAVAKF from the coding sequence ATGGCAGACAACAAGTTCGGCAGAGTAGCCGGCAAGGTCGCGTTGATCACCGGCGCAGCACGAGGCCAGGGCCGCGAACACGCGATCCGACTGGCCGAGGAGGGCGCCGACATCATCGCGATCGATGCCTGCGCGGACATTGATGGTGTTGCCTATCCCGGGGCCACCGACACCGACCTTGCCGATACCGCGGACCTGGTGGAGAAGTCTGGCCGCCGCATCCTCACCGCGAAGGCAGACGTGCGCGACGTGACAAGCCTGCGGGCGGCGGTCACCCAGGGCGTGGAAGCGTTGGGCCCGCTGGACATCGTGGTGGCCAATGCCGGCATCAGCGGGGTTCCCGCGCCCGCGGCGATGATCGAGGAATCCGCGTGGCAGACGATGATGGACATCAACCTGACCGGGGTGTGGCACACCGTCAAAGTGGCACTGCCGCACATGACCAACGGCGGCGGGTCGATCATACTGGTCAGCTCCATGCTGGGCATCCGCGGCGGCGGCTATATGGCTCACTACGCCTCGGCCAAACACGCTGTCGTCGGGTTGATGAACTCGCTGGCCAATGAGCTTGCGCCGCAATGGATCCGAGTCAACTCGATCCATCCGGGCAACGTGCTGACCCCGATGCTCGACAACGACTGGTTCGTCCGGACACTCAGGCCCGACCTGCCTAACCCCACCGTGCAAGATGCCGGTGAGATCATCGGTAAGTTCCACCTGTTGCCCAAGCCGCTGATCGAGGCACGCGCCGTCAGCAATGCCGTGCTTTTCCTGGCCTCCGACGAGGCGCAGTACATCACCGGCGCGGCGCTGCCGGTCGACGCCGGCGCGGTCGCGAAGTTCTGA
- a CDS encoding NAD(P)-dependent oxidoreductase, with protein MTRLRVGFVGLGSQGGPMARRIVEDGFPTTLWARRRESLQPFADTGAAVAADRRALGVASEVLCLCVVGDSDVDEVLRGDHGALAGMADGGIVVIHSTVHPATCRRLQDDFPRLRIVDAPVSGGGRLAAARALLVMVGGDHAAVDRCRPVLETFANPLVHLGGLGAGQVAKLLNNALFSAHLGLAASVFTVADELGVDKEALTEVLAKGSGRSYGAEVVGGSGHSLSVMAQLAGSLLAKDVDILADLVGRESAEVVRVATHTIGAMNLGTR; from the coding sequence ATGACCCGCTTGCGAGTCGGGTTCGTGGGTCTGGGGTCACAGGGTGGCCCCATGGCCCGCCGGATCGTCGAGGACGGCTTCCCGACGACGTTGTGGGCACGCCGCCGGGAGTCTCTGCAGCCCTTCGCCGACACCGGCGCCGCCGTCGCGGCCGACCGTCGCGCCCTCGGCGTCGCATCGGAGGTGTTGTGCCTGTGCGTCGTTGGCGATTCGGACGTCGACGAGGTGCTGCGCGGTGACCATGGCGCGCTGGCCGGGATGGCTGACGGCGGAATCGTGGTGATTCACAGCACCGTCCACCCCGCTACCTGCCGACGCCTGCAGGACGACTTCCCGCGCCTACGCATCGTCGACGCCCCGGTGTCGGGCGGAGGTCGCCTGGCGGCCGCCAGGGCGTTGCTGGTGATGGTCGGCGGTGACCACGCCGCGGTCGATCGCTGCCGGCCAGTGCTGGAAACATTTGCGAACCCGCTTGTCCACCTTGGTGGTCTGGGAGCCGGCCAGGTGGCGAAGCTGTTGAACAACGCACTGTTCAGTGCGCACCTCGGGCTGGCCGCGAGTGTCTTCACCGTTGCCGACGAACTCGGAGTGGACAAAGAAGCTCTCACCGAGGTCCTGGCCAAGGGCAGTGGCCGCAGCTACGGTGCCGAGGTGGTCGGCGGCTCCGGGCACAGTCTTTCGGTGATGGCGCAACTCGCCGGCTCGCTGCTCGCCAAGGACGTCGACATTCTCGCTGACCTGGTCGGCCGTGAATCCGCCGAAGTCGTGCGGGTGGCCACTCATACCATCGGCGCCATGAATCTCGGCACCCGGTGA
- a CDS encoding spirocyclase AveC family protein has product MSTGLTPLLTAAVIFGWGSGIVFTAVGVYLSIRRGRLHPLLLLCISAISFSWIEAPYDWAMYAQFPPALPRMPSWWPLNMTWGGLPSSVPVGYIGYFVLPATIGAAVGQRLSGQFGWRRPTTLLTVGLIVGFCWAFVFNAFIGARLGVFHYGYVIPGLAVFEGTTHQYPVYDSLAMGVQMMVFTYLLGRTDAEGRNVIETWADRTAGGQLTSALLSVAAVVIVGNLMYGAVFAPHLATKLGGWVTSGPTRQLFPGVPNQPK; this is encoded by the coding sequence ATGAGCACCGGGCTGACCCCGTTGCTGACGGCCGCCGTCATCTTCGGCTGGGGCAGCGGCATCGTCTTCACCGCGGTCGGCGTATATCTGAGCATCCGCCGTGGCCGCCTGCATCCCTTGCTGCTGCTGTGCATCTCGGCGATCTCGTTCTCCTGGATCGAGGCGCCCTACGACTGGGCGATGTACGCACAGTTCCCGCCGGCCCTGCCGCGCATGCCGTCGTGGTGGCCGTTGAACATGACCTGGGGTGGCCTGCCGTCGTCGGTTCCGGTCGGCTACATCGGCTATTTCGTGCTGCCGGCCACGATCGGCGCAGCCGTCGGGCAGCGGTTGAGCGGGCAGTTCGGCTGGAGACGGCCGACCACGCTGCTCACGGTCGGCCTGATCGTCGGCTTCTGTTGGGCATTCGTCTTCAACGCGTTCATCGGCGCGCGACTCGGGGTCTTCCACTACGGCTATGTCATCCCCGGACTCGCCGTCTTCGAAGGGACCACCCACCAATATCCGGTCTACGATTCGCTCGCCATGGGCGTACAGATGATGGTCTTCACCTACCTACTCGGACGCACGGATGCCGAAGGCCGCAATGTCATCGAGACCTGGGCCGACAGAACGGCGGGAGGCCAGCTGACCTCGGCGTTGTTGTCCGTCGCTGCCGTGGTGATCGTCGGCAACCTGATGTACGGCGCGGTGTTTGCGCCTCATCTGGCGACGAAATTGGGCGGGTGGGTGACCTCGGGCCCGACCCGGCAACTGTTCCCCGGCGTACCGAATCAGCCGAAGTAG